In Miscanthus floridulus cultivar M001 chromosome 5, ASM1932011v1, whole genome shotgun sequence, one genomic interval encodes:
- the LOC136454919 gene encoding uncharacterized protein has product MFRASVSFQLGDGATVCFWTDAWLPEGAICSFAPNLFRVVGSRRRSRTVRDAMNGGQWARDITGARTMVVLVEYLRLWDMVENVQLQPNVPDRVIWKWTSGGVYSSSSANQAFFLGRTVMPSTRELWRASAPPKVKFFFWIALRGRL; this is encoded by the coding sequence ATGTTTAGGGCCTCGGTCTCCTTCCAGCTGGGGGACGGCGCGACCGTCTGTTTCTGGACTGACGCCTGGCTCCCGGAGGGTGCCATCTGTAGCTTCGCCCCGAACCTGTTCCGTGTAGTCGGGAGCCGCCGGCGAAGCCGTACCGTGCGAGATGCCATGAACGGCGGGCAATGGGCCAGGGACATCACGGGAGCGAGGACTATGGTAGTCCTAGTTGAGTACCTCCGCCTCTGGGACATGGTGGAGAACGTTCAGTTGCAGCCCAATGTCCCGGACCGCGTGATCTGGAAGTGGACATCCGGCGGCGTGTACTCGAGCTCCTCAGCCAACCAGGCGTTCTTCCTGGGGAGGACCGTGATGCCTAGCACTAGAGAGCTTTGGCGCGCCTCTGCACCACCAAAGGTGAAGTTTTTCTTTTGGATAGCCCTCCGTGGCCGCCTCTAG
- the LOC136454920 gene encoding secreted RxLR effector protein 78-like yields the protein MILLKVDLAKAFDTVAWPFLLEVLEHFGFLLCWRDWISAMLSIASTRVLTNGRAGRRICHACGLRQGDPLSPFLFIIIMEVLNVLITEADRPPLSLDFSYIHMILELFAGASGLATNLDKCAITPIRCSEEDVVAVRQVFPCRLQEFPTTYLGAPLSLSKLP from the exons ATGATCCTGCTGAAAGTCGACCTCGCCAAGGCCTTCGACACGGTGGCGTGGCCCTTCCTGCTTGAGGTGCTGGAGCACTTTGGCTTCCTGTTGTGCTGGCGCGATTGGATATCCGCCATGCTATCCATAGCCAGCACCAGGGTGCTCACGAATGGCCGGGCCGGCCGCCGCATTTGTCATGCGTGCGGCCTCAGACAGGGCGACCCGCTCTCGCCGTtcctgttcatcatcatcatggaggtgctcAACGTGTTGATTACCGAAGCCGACCGAC CACCCTTGAGTCTGGACTTCAGCTACATCCACATGATCCTTGAGCTCTTTGCTGGAGCGTCCGGGCTAGCCACTAACCTGGACAAGTGCGCGATCACGCCCATCCGCTGCTCTGAGGAAGATGTCGTGGCTGTGAGACAAGTCTTCCCCTGCCGCCTACAGGAGTTCCCCACCACCTACCTGGGAGCTCCCCTTTCGCTCTCCAAGCTGCCATAG
- the LOC136454921 gene encoding uncharacterized protein produces MRAGKPDFFQELRDIHASCPVAWLVCGDFNVIYLASDKNSGRLHRGLMRRFRSLIDDLQLEELTLSGRLFTWSNGQDQPTLKRLDHAFTTVEWLERYPSHQLRCLSSDCSDHAPLLLVLNTEPWARPRFRFDTYWTKVDGFLDTVSVAWGTPNPNVDACRCLDQKLRALAKALRSWRATRTFTEEEAKAGIVFTYYNNLLGKPFTRTHRINLGQLDLPRLDLSDQIAPFSADEVTAIVRESPADRAPGPDGFNSAFYRAAWEVVGPDVLRVFQAL; encoded by the exons ATGAGAGCTGGGAAGCCAGATTTCTTCCAGGAGCTACGTGATATCCATGCAAGCTGCCCCGTCGCCTGGCTTGTTTGTGGAGACTTCAACGTCATCTACTTGGCATCTGACAAAAATAGTGGAAggctacaccggggactcatGCGTCGCTTTCGGAGCCTTATTGACGACTTGCAGCTTGAGGAGCTCACCCTCTCGGGCCGCCTGTTCACTTGGTCTAACGGCCAGGATCAGCCGACGCTCAAGCGTCTAGACCATGCATTCACCACAGTTGAGTGGCTCGAGCGCTACCCGAGTCACCAGCTCCGTTGCCTCTCCtcggactgctccgaccacgctCCTCTCCTCCTGGTGCTCAACACTGAACCTTGGGCGCGACCACGCTTCCGCTTCGACACGTACTGGACCAAGGTTGACGGCTTCCTGGACACCGTCAGCGTGGCTTGGGGGACACCCAACCCCAACGTTGACGCCTGCAGATGCCTCGACCAGAAGCTACGCGCCCTGGCCAAGGCCCTACGCAGCTGGCGCGCCACTCGG ACGTTCACGGAGGAGGAGGCGAAGGCCGGCATTGTCTTCACCTACTATAATAACCTGCTGGGCAAGCCCTTCACCAGAACACACCGCATCAATCTAGGCCAACTAGACCTACCGCGCctcgacctctccgaccagaTCGCTCCCTTCTCCGCCGACGAGGTTACAGCGATCGTGAGGGAATCCCCGGCTGACCGAGCACCAGGCCCAGATGGCTTCAACAGCGCCTTCTACCGGGCGGCCTGGGAAGTGGTCGGACCTGACGTGCTTCGGGTGTTCCAGGCACTCTAG
- the LOC136452596 gene encoding protein SLENDER RICE1-LIKE 1-like, with protein MAMGGASFPFQWPEEPADAGLDDVTLPPLPTAVPDAAGVAAAYYADMHAMQHMEALPDFAAALAAMRREEEEAAGIRLVHLLMSCAGAVEAGDHAGASAHLADAHAALAAVSPTSGIGRVAVHFTAALSRRLLPPPTNSPPPAAEVADGAFLYHRFYEAGPYLKFAHFTANQAILEAVQGCRHVHIIDFSLMQGLQWPALIQALALRPGGPPSLRLTGIGPPSPPGRDDLRDVGVRLADLARSVRVHFSFRGVAANRLDEVRPWMLQVSQGEAVAVNSVLQLHRLLADDPSSDDARPRARAPIDAVLDCVASVRPRVFTVVEQEADHNKPGFLDRFTEALFYYSAVFDSLDAASGGAGDAAAEAYLEREICDIVCGEGADRRERHEPLWRWRDRLGGPRAGAGLAAVPLGANALRQARMLVGLFSGEGHCVEEAEGCLTLGWHGRPLFSASAWRAAEENNQSDSCNADGSRSRSSGSASEESNISCSS; from the coding sequence ATGGCCATGGGCGGCGCGTCGTTCCCCTTCCAGTGGCCGGAGGAGCCCGCGGATGCTGGGCTCGACGACGTCACCTTGCCTCCGCTGCCCACCGCGGTGCCCGACGCCGCCGGGGTTGCTGCTGCGTACTACGCGGACATGCACGCGATGCAGCACATGGAGGCGCTGCCCGACTtcgcggcggcgctggcggcgatgcggcgggaggaggaggaggccgcgggCATCCGCCTGGTGCACCTCCTCATGAGCTGCGCCGGCGCCGTGGAGGCGGGCGACCACGCGGGCGCGTCGGCGCACCTGGCCGACGCGCACGCCGCGCTCGCCGCCGTGTCGCCCACCTCCGGCATCGGCCGCGTCGCCGTCCACTTCACCGCCGCGCTGTCCCGCCGGCTGCTCCCTCCTCCCACGAATTCGCCTCCGCCCGCCGCCGAAGTCGCCGACGGAGCCTTCCTCTACCACCGCTTCTACGAGGCGGGGCCGTACCTCAAGTTCGCGCACTTCACGGCCAACCAGGCCATCCTGGAGGCCGTCCAGGGCTGCAGGCACGTCCACATCATCGACTTCAGCCTCATGCAGGGCCTCCAGTGGCCCGCGCTGATCCAGGCCCTGGCGCTCCGCCCCGGCGGGCCGCCGTCGCTCCGCCTCACCGGCATTGGCCCGCCCTCCCCGCCCGGCCGCGACGACCTCCGCGACGTCGGGGTCCGCCTCGCCGACCTCGCGCGCTCCGTGCGCGTCCACTTCTCCTTCCGCGGCGTCGCCGCCAACCGCCTCGACGAGGTGCGCCCCTGGATGCTGCAGGTGTCGCAGGGCGAGGCCGTCGCCGTCAACTCCGTGCTCCAgctccaccgcctcctcgccgACGACCCTTCGTCCGATGACGCGcggccgcgggcgcgggcgcccATCGACGCCGTCCTGGACTGCGTCGCCTCCGTGCGGCCCAGGGTGTTCACGGTCGTGGAGCAGGAGGCCGACCACAACAAGCCGGGGTTCCTGGACCGGTTCACGGAGGCGCTCTTCTACTACTCGGCGGTGTTCGACTCCCTGGACGCCgccagcggcggcgcgggcgacgcggcggcggaggcgTACCTGGAGCGCGAGATCTGCGACATCGTGTGCGGCGAGGGCGCGGACCGCAGGGAACGGCACGAGCCGCTGTGGCGGTGGCGGGACAGGCTGGGGGGCCCCCGCGCGGGGGCGGGGCTGGCCGCCGTGCCGCTGGGGGCCAACGCGCTGCGGCAGGCGAGGATGCTGGTGGGGCTCTTCTCCGGGGAAGGACACTGCGTGGAGGAGGCCGAGGGGTGCCTGACACTGGGCTGGCACGGGCGGCCGCTCTTCTCGGCGTCCGCGTGGCGCGCGGCGGAAGAGAACAATCAGAGTGACAGCTGCAACGCGGACggcagcaggagcaggagcagcggcaGCGCCAGCGAGGAGAGCAATATCAGCTGCAGCAGCTAG